The proteins below come from a single Desulfitobacterium metallireducens DSM 15288 genomic window:
- a CDS encoding iron-containing alcohol dehydrogenase — protein MQAFRIPGNIVYGEEAISYLAQLEGKKAMLVTGGSSMKRSGFLDKATDLLKEAGMKVTLFDGVEPDPSVKTVFLGAKAMQEFCPDWIVAIGGGSAIDAAKAMWVFYEHPELTFSEIIEPFSIPQLRKKARFAAIPSTSGTATEVTAFTVITDTDTHNSLKYPLVSYEIIPDVAIVDPDLTVTMPSRVTAYTGMDALTHAIEAYVSTANSIYTDPLALEAIRTICTYLPKAFDNGEDKEARAKMHYAQCLAGMAFTNALLGVVHSMAHKIGAQFHIPHGEANATLLPYVIQYNAKNALERYADIARVLGINKPDSGEAVEKLVEFIKDLNRRVGMPVALNETDIPEDEFFAVLDETSRNALGDPCTGTNPRIPVVEDIKQIYTAAYLNKNVEI, from the coding sequence ATGCAAGCTTTTCGCATTCCAGGGAACATTGTTTACGGTGAGGAAGCCATTAGTTATCTCGCACAGTTAGAGGGCAAAAAAGCAATGCTTGTGACTGGTGGTAGTTCTATGAAACGATCTGGCTTTTTGGACAAAGCTACGGATCTTTTAAAAGAAGCAGGAATGAAAGTCACCCTCTTTGACGGTGTTGAACCGGATCCTTCAGTTAAGACGGTTTTCTTAGGGGCAAAAGCTATGCAGGAATTCTGTCCTGACTGGATTGTTGCTATTGGAGGCGGCTCTGCTATTGACGCGGCCAAAGCAATGTGGGTTTTCTATGAACATCCTGAATTGACTTTCTCTGAAATCATCGAGCCGTTTAGTATTCCCCAACTGCGCAAAAAGGCAAGGTTCGCTGCGATCCCTTCAACCAGCGGAACGGCGACAGAAGTGACGGCCTTTACTGTTATTACAGATACCGATACCCATAATTCATTAAAATATCCTTTGGTTTCTTATGAAATTATTCCGGATGTTGCAATTGTTGATCCGGATCTCACCGTAACAATGCCTTCCCGAGTGACTGCATATACGGGGATGGATGCGTTAACGCACGCGATTGAAGCTTATGTATCTACAGCCAATAGTATCTATACGGATCCTTTGGCGCTAGAAGCGATTCGGACAATCTGTACCTATTTGCCAAAAGCCTTTGATAATGGAGAGGATAAAGAGGCCCGGGCTAAAATGCACTATGCTCAGTGTCTAGCCGGTATGGCCTTTACTAATGCACTATTAGGCGTTGTTCATAGTATGGCTCATAAAATCGGCGCCCAATTCCATATTCCGCATGGTGAAGCGAATGCAACACTACTTCCTTATGTAATTCAGTACAACGCCAAGAACGCTCTTGAACGATATGCTGATATCGCTCGTGTACTTGGGATTAATAAGCCAGACTCTGGTGAAGCTGTAGAAAAACTGGTCGAGTTCATCAAAGATTTAAATCGTCGTGTAGGAATGCCTGTCGCCTTGAATGAGACTGATATTCCAGAGGATGAATTCTTTGCTGTTCTTGACGAAACATCCCGAAACGCCTTAGGTGACCCATGTACTGGAACGAATCCACGCATACCTGTCGTAGAGGATATCAAACAAATTTATACTGCAGCCTACTTGAATAAGAATGTTGAAATCTAG
- a CDS encoding TaqI-like C-terminal specificity domain-containing protein has product MKQLELFSAKDNLMNLEEVSKLLSISTATARNWIKGKKIKPIKSAGREILFAKDEIELLLDNIKSGKEARLKSRRNKSYVSGAFIPKTYIQSKEGIDAVDKITSQINTINLPEGYERIILAEYALKLLLSRELVPFECDSSNCLLHQYITDKVVFGDYSALIDDVLSNVSQLEVKIRELEPALCIPISFLEDQDFLGLLYMSLQSLGERKSNGVYYTPLTVVKDAVDNLKSIHKNTKLLDPCCGTGNFLMYAHKYIQNLEGIYGFDISPLSIALTRINMALVSRTQNIELLYKNFECKDALIGKEALDFDIVIGNPPWGFNYSEDEQTVLKERYQASQAKTVESFCVFTEYASKTIVQNGIVCFVLPQSLLNVKIHQPIRDYLLGSSYIKRIRYWENIFDGVQCPAMTLVFEKIPSGFSIEGMEVVTDQRTFTIKRSRDLDRTNWYFDLTDEEMELIKKIESSVQVTYLKDNADFALGIVTGDNSTYISKVQSEGSEIILRGSDIFKYEFVPSNNYIRFEPERFQQVAPTHLYRAPEKLIYRFICNRLVFAYDNNQTLTLNSANILIPRIPGIGIKYILAILNSSTIQYFFNNKFKSVKILRAHLESLPIPVVSAELQSQIIRKVDEWVEIKDPSEMSKLYEDLDAEVSKLFGLTESDYQIIKTSISKSNPFLLGSK; this is encoded by the coding sequence TTGAAGCAATTAGAGCTATTCTCGGCAAAGGATAATTTGATGAACTTAGAAGAAGTAAGTAAGTTATTATCAATATCAACCGCTACAGCACGAAATTGGATTAAAGGCAAAAAAATCAAACCTATAAAATCCGCTGGGCGTGAAATACTTTTCGCAAAGGATGAAATCGAATTATTATTAGATAATATAAAAAGTGGAAAAGAGGCTAGGCTTAAAAGTCGTCGGAACAAAAGTTATGTTTCGGGAGCCTTTATCCCTAAAACATATATTCAAAGCAAAGAGGGGATAGATGCCGTAGACAAAATCACCTCTCAGATAAACACTATTAATTTACCGGAGGGTTATGAACGAATCATTTTAGCTGAGTATGCCTTAAAACTTCTATTGAGCCGTGAACTTGTTCCATTTGAGTGTGATTCCTCTAATTGTTTGCTGCACCAGTACATTACAGACAAAGTGGTTTTTGGTGATTACTCTGCGTTGATTGATGATGTTTTATCAAATGTTTCTCAGCTCGAAGTTAAAATTCGAGAATTAGAACCCGCTTTATGTATCCCTATTAGTTTTTTGGAAGATCAGGATTTTTTAGGCTTGCTTTATATGTCTTTGCAAAGTCTCGGAGAACGTAAATCAAATGGCGTTTACTATACTCCTTTAACGGTTGTCAAAGATGCTGTCGATAATCTTAAATCGATCCATAAAAATACAAAACTACTCGATCCTTGCTGTGGTACAGGGAATTTTTTAATGTATGCCCATAAATATATCCAAAATCTAGAGGGAATATATGGCTTTGATATTAGTCCGCTGAGTATCGCTCTAACAAGAATAAATATGGCACTCGTCAGTAGAACCCAAAATATAGAGCTGCTTTATAAGAATTTTGAATGTAAAGATGCTTTAATAGGCAAAGAGGCGTTAGATTTCGATATTGTTATAGGTAATCCTCCATGGGGATTCAATTATAGCGAAGATGAGCAGACGGTATTAAAGGAAAGATATCAAGCATCCCAAGCTAAAACAGTGGAATCCTTTTGTGTTTTTACAGAATATGCTTCAAAAACGATAGTTCAAAACGGTATTGTATGCTTTGTTTTGCCCCAATCCTTGCTCAATGTAAAGATTCACCAACCCATACGTGACTATTTATTGGGTAGTAGCTATATAAAACGAATTCGATACTGGGAAAATATATTTGACGGAGTGCAGTGTCCAGCGATGACCCTTGTATTTGAAAAAATCCCCTCGGGTTTTAGTATCGAAGGAATGGAAGTTGTTACGGATCAAAGAACGTTTACGATAAAGCGATCGAGGGATTTAGATCGGACGAACTGGTACTTCGATTTAACAGATGAGGAAATGGAACTCATTAAAAAGATAGAATCATCCGTTCAGGTTACTTACTTAAAGGATAACGCTGATTTTGCACTTGGAATTGTAACGGGTGACAATTCAACCTATATTTCAAAGGTTCAATCTGAAGGTTCAGAAATAATTCTTAGAGGAAGCGACATTTTTAAATATGAATTTGTACCTTCAAACAACTACATCCGATTTGAACCGGAAAGATTTCAACAAGTCGCTCCAACCCATTTATACCGTGCTCCTGAAAAATTAATATATAGGTTTATTTGTAATCGTTTAGTTTTCGCCTATGATAATAATCAAACGCTTACGTTAAATAGTGCTAATATCCTCATCCCTAGAATACCGGGAATAGGCATTAAGTACATCCTGGCAATTTTAAATTCCAGTACAATTCAATATTTCTTTAATAATAAGTTCAAATCGGTTAAAATTCTTCGGGCACATCTCGAAAGCTTACCCATACCGGTTGTAAGCGCTGAATTGCAGTCGCAAATTATCCGGAAAGTTGACGAATGGGTAGAAATCAAAGATCCATCAGAAATGAGTAAACTATACGAAGATCTTGATGCAGAAGTCTCAAAGTTATTTGGACTAACGGAATCAGATTACCAAATTATCAAAACATCGATATCCAAATCGAATCCATTTCTTTTAGGGAGTAAATAG
- a CDS encoding aminoacyl-histidine dipeptidase, which yields MLEMLKDLQPVEVFKYFEKLSQIPRGSGNEKEVSDYLVSFAKEYSLEFVQDSALNVVIKKKATPGYENSPTVVLQGHMDMVCEKNIGNEHDFTKDPLKLRVIDDMIYATGTTLGADNGIAVAMGLAILASNEYQHPAIELLVTTSEETGMDGAMALDPKNIEGRTLINIDSEEEGTLLVSCAGGVTAKTLIPAAWEPVDANLVPYIIKIRGLKGGHSGMEIDKERGNTNKLMGRILMSVLSEIDFRLSSLNGGSKRNAIPRETDAVIMVKAEDKALVEKRISDCEALFTSELRTQDPDVRVEFEVLPTLPPEMLTKESTNNGVNYLYLVINGVTSMSMDIKGLVESSLNLGVVSTLEDSIEFISSIRSSVRSLKNELLNRLVVTAKLNGGTVVTESVYPEWAYNPTSKIRTIFEDVYAKMYGKKPHITAIHAGLECGLFAEKFGEMDAISFGPNLYDVHTPNEHMSISSVQRTWEYLLEILKNLH from the coding sequence ATGTTAGAGATGCTTAAAGACCTACAACCAGTTGAAGTATTTAAATACTTTGAAAAGCTATCACAGATTCCAAGAGGGTCTGGAAATGAAAAAGAGGTTAGCGATTATTTGGTATCCTTCGCAAAGGAGTATAGCTTAGAATTTGTTCAGGATTCTGCATTAAATGTTGTTATAAAAAAGAAGGCAACACCAGGATATGAGAATAGCCCTACTGTTGTTTTGCAGGGACATATGGATATGGTATGCGAAAAAAATATAGGGAATGAGCATGATTTTACTAAGGATCCACTAAAGTTAAGAGTAATTGATGACATGATATATGCAACTGGCACAACTTTAGGAGCGGATAACGGAATTGCGGTTGCAATGGGATTAGCAATATTAGCTTCTAATGAATATCAACATCCGGCTATAGAATTACTTGTTACCACCTCGGAAGAGACAGGAATGGATGGAGCGATGGCATTAGATCCTAAAAATATAGAAGGAAGAACGCTTATTAACATAGACTCGGAAGAAGAGGGTACGCTATTAGTTAGCTGTGCTGGTGGAGTTACAGCTAAAACACTAATTCCTGCAGCATGGGAACCCGTAGATGCAAACCTAGTGCCGTATATAATTAAAATAAGAGGCCTAAAGGGTGGACACTCTGGAATGGAAATAGATAAAGAAAGAGGAAACACGAATAAATTAATGGGTCGTATACTTATGTCTGTATTATCTGAAATAGATTTTAGACTCAGTTCATTAAACGGCGGATCAAAGCGTAATGCTATTCCACGTGAGACAGATGCTGTTATTATGGTAAAAGCAGAGGATAAAGCTTTAGTTGAGAAAAGAATATCTGATTGTGAAGCATTGTTTACCTCTGAATTGAGGACACAAGATCCTGACGTAAGAGTGGAATTTGAAGTTTTACCTACCCTGCCACCAGAAATGCTTACAAAAGAATCAACGAATAATGGAGTTAACTACTTATACTTAGTTATAAATGGAGTTACTTCGATGAGCATGGATATTAAGGGTTTAGTAGAAAGCTCTTTGAACCTCGGAGTAGTTTCTACTCTTGAAGATTCGATAGAATTCATAAGCTCAATCAGAAGTTCCGTCAGGAGTTTAAAGAATGAATTATTAAATCGACTCGTTGTCACCGCTAAACTAAATGGCGGAACTGTCGTTACCGAATCTGTTTATCCTGAATGGGCATATAATCCTACTTCAAAAATAAGAACAATTTTTGAAGATGTATATGCAAAAATGTACGGAAAGAAACCACATATAACGGCAATACATGCTGGCCTTGAGTGCGGACTGTTTGCAGAAAAGTTTGGCGAAATGGATGCAATCTCCTTTGGACCCAATCTATATGATGTTCACACTCCTAATGAACATATGAGTATTTCTTCAGTTCAAAGGACGTGGGAATACTTACTGGAAATATTAAAAAATTTACATTGA
- a CDS encoding OPT family oligopeptide transporter, producing MDKKLSKDAYGGIAGKDYVPYISSGKNSGGNAAVLIIGIILAALFAASTAYSGMKSGLTVAAGIPGSIIGSALIAAFAKQKGILGKNLLQGMSSGGESIASGMIFVLPAILLIGSTVSFWETLVVGVGGVLFGLAIASLVYNYLIVEEHGKLVYPESMAISETLVASEGAGESLKYMGIGFGIGGVITVITSPFLNVANNVISYVNESFYKWRFQVEVNPLLLGIGFIVGLEVSLIMFAGSILANFGILPLIGYFTALAKGDITVWNNPDVTVSAMQVSHIAGSYVKYIGAGMMLSGGLIGAIRLIPTIISSIKETLNAKSTNDAESSSATKLLLLCGIVVGFIAGFLISGGNFLMAIAVSVLSLVLSLLFVIVSGRLTGTIGTSNLPVSGMTISSLVIVTFLFVVMGWTNPESNRSLLLFGTFIVTAIATAGGYSQSQKVGFIIGGDKNEMQKYFAIAGVVGVAVVTGTILLLSNQLAMTGDNVPFALPQANLIATLTAGIISGKLPWAMVIFGVVMGIVFFFLNLPIMTVAIGFYLPISTTSIILIGALIRSLVERTSASEQDKEVKVANGISLSSGLVAGGSIIGLIGIILQVSGVIKGIEPSGFANSNGMAFIILAALVVATIIPIMNSKVKEPK from the coding sequence ATGGATAAAAAGTTATCTAAAGATGCATATGGCGGCATAGCTGGTAAAGACTACGTACCTTACATATCCAGTGGTAAAAATTCTGGTGGAAACGCTGCGGTATTAATAATCGGTATTATTTTGGCGGCTTTGTTTGCAGCATCTACCGCTTATTCAGGTATGAAATCAGGTCTTACAGTTGCAGCGGGTATACCTGGTTCTATCATTGGCTCAGCACTAATAGCTGCATTTGCTAAACAAAAAGGTATTCTTGGGAAGAATCTACTTCAAGGTATGTCTAGTGGTGGTGAATCCATTGCCAGTGGTATGATCTTCGTTTTACCCGCAATTCTTTTAATCGGTTCGACAGTTTCTTTTTGGGAAACTCTTGTGGTGGGTGTAGGTGGGGTCTTATTTGGTTTGGCAATAGCTTCCCTGGTTTATAATTACTTAATCGTTGAAGAACACGGTAAATTAGTATACCCTGAGTCAATGGCTATATCTGAAACACTTGTGGCTTCAGAAGGTGCTGGAGAATCTCTTAAGTACATGGGAATCGGGTTCGGAATAGGTGGTGTGATAACAGTTATAACCAGTCCATTTTTAAATGTAGCGAATAACGTTATAAGCTATGTGAACGAATCGTTTTACAAGTGGAGATTTCAAGTTGAAGTGAATCCTTTATTATTAGGTATAGGATTCATAGTGGGTTTAGAAGTTTCATTAATTATGTTTGCTGGTTCTATATTGGCTAACTTCGGTATTTTGCCTTTAATAGGTTACTTCACAGCTCTTGCCAAAGGCGATATAACCGTATGGAATAATCCAGATGTTACTGTAAGCGCTATGCAAGTGAGTCATATCGCTGGTAGTTATGTAAAATATATCGGCGCCGGTATGATGCTTTCCGGTGGTTTAATTGGTGCGATAAGGCTAATTCCTACCATAATTTCTTCTATAAAAGAAACCCTTAATGCTAAGTCCACAAATGATGCTGAAAGTTCATCTGCTACAAAATTATTACTACTTTGTGGTATAGTAGTAGGCTTTATTGCAGGTTTCTTAATCTCTGGTGGCAATTTTTTAATGGCAATAGCTGTTTCAGTGTTGTCATTAGTCTTATCGCTACTATTTGTTATTGTTTCTGGTCGTTTAACGGGTACTATAGGAACCTCAAACCTCCCTGTATCGGGCATGACAATATCTTCTTTAGTTATTGTAACCTTTTTATTCGTTGTCATGGGATGGACAAATCCTGAAAGTAACAGATCTTTGCTTCTATTTGGTACATTTATTGTTACGGCTATAGCGACAGCTGGTGGTTACAGTCAGTCACAAAAAGTTGGCTTTATAATAGGCGGAGACAAAAATGAAATGCAAAAATACTTCGCCATAGCGGGTGTAGTTGGTGTTGCAGTCGTCACGGGGACTATATTATTGCTGTCCAATCAACTTGCCATGACTGGAGATAACGTTCCATTCGCACTACCACAAGCTAACTTAATAGCAACATTAACGGCTGGTATAATCTCAGGAAAATTACCTTGGGCCATGGTTATTTTTGGTGTGGTTATGGGAATTGTTTTTTTCTTTCTAAACCTTCCTATAATGACAGTTGCTATTGGATTTTACTTACCCATTTCGACGACTTCTATAATTCTCATCGGTGCATTAATTCGTTCCCTTGTAGAAAGAACTTCCGCATCTGAACAGGACAAAGAAGTTAAAGTTGCTAATGGTATAAGTTTATCTTCTGGACTTGTTGCTGGTGGATCTATAATAGGACTTATAGGCATAATACTTCAAGTATCAGGTGTTATAAAAGGAATAGAGCCAAGCGGGTTTGCTAATTCTAACGGAATGGCATTTATAATATTAGCAGCTCTGGTAGTAGCTACTATAATACCTATAATGAACAGTAAGGTGAAAGAGCCTAAATAA
- a CDS encoding LysM peptidoglycan-binding domain-containing protein: protein MKHRVRRGESLHKIAKRYGTTVHCLIRINPHIYNPNLIYPGQKIQIR, encoded by the coding sequence ATGAAGCACAGAGTTCGCCGTGGAGAGTCATTGCACAAAATTGCAAAACGTTATGGCACAACTGTTCATTGCTTAATTCGTATAAACCCTCACATTTATAATCCGAATCTTATCTACCCTGGTCAAAAGATTCAGATCAGATAA
- a CDS encoding serine hydrolase, with amino-acid sequence MERRPLNILIFLICTIFFISLWPASTNAEAPDTNINIKKIDEFVNMRMSALNIPGLSVGIVKNDKILYIKGYGKANENGKDVQAQTPFIIGSLSKSFTATAIMQLVEKGKIKLDDPVQQYLPWFSLADSEASKKITLRNLLTHTSGISGYDSAKFIMNDNMNLEQFVRNLKNTQISKPVGSTFQYCNVNYGILGEIIQTVSGISYEEYIQKNIFNPLEMNNSYTSQIEARKAGLAVGHNSILGIVMPTTQPLHQGSIPSGYLISTAEDMSHYLIAQMNNGRYKNNSILSPDSVNQMHEASSAAANDYGMGWMLLPDMIFHNGDTENFHSHMRILRGTDYGLIILLNFNDSLMPISLGKDGFESIPNGIIDIISGKEVQSNSTRNMNNIYLKINILIVLVIIIFIWRVFRLKKWSKRLRSASFNTKITVAFLLLFNVLLPSALLMLIPKVFNSPWRTILAFGPGLGHFLLFLPISFFIIGFIKTVILLSHVVRLNISNAENL; translated from the coding sequence ATGGAGAGAAGACCATTAAATATATTGATTTTCTTGATATGCACTATTTTCTTTATTAGCTTATGGCCTGCTTCAACTAATGCAGAAGCACCTGACACTAATATTAACATTAAAAAAATAGATGAATTCGTAAACATGAGAATGAGTGCGTTAAATATTCCGGGACTTTCAGTAGGAATTGTGAAGAATGATAAGATTTTATATATTAAAGGCTACGGTAAAGCAAATGAAAATGGTAAAGATGTTCAAGCACAAACTCCATTTATAATTGGTTCATTAAGTAAATCATTTACGGCAACAGCAATAATGCAGCTAGTTGAGAAGGGAAAAATAAAACTTGATGATCCTGTGCAGCAATATCTTCCCTGGTTTAGCTTGGCTGACAGTGAAGCATCAAAGAAGATTACTTTAAGAAATCTCCTGACTCATACAAGCGGCATTTCAGGATATGACAGCGCAAAATTCATAATGAATGACAATATGAATTTAGAGCAGTTTGTGAGAAATCTAAAAAATACTCAAATAAGTAAGCCTGTTGGCTCTACTTTTCAATATTGCAATGTTAACTATGGCATTTTAGGTGAAATTATTCAAACGGTATCTGGAATATCCTACGAGGAATATATTCAGAAGAATATTTTTAATCCATTAGAAATGAATAACAGCTATACGTCTCAAATTGAAGCAAGAAAGGCAGGACTTGCAGTGGGACACAATTCAATTTTAGGAATTGTAATGCCCACAACGCAGCCATTACATCAGGGAAGCATACCATCTGGATATTTGATTTCAACTGCAGAAGATATGAGTCATTACTTAATAGCTCAAATGAATAATGGCAGGTATAAAAACAATTCCATTCTTTCACCAGACAGTGTAAACCAAATGCATGAAGCCTCCTCCGCCGCTGCAAATGACTATGGCATGGGCTGGATGCTTTTGCCTGACATGATATTTCATAATGGTGATACAGAAAATTTTCATTCCCATATGAGGATATTGAGAGGAACAGATTATGGCCTAATAATATTACTTAATTTTAATGATAGTCTGATGCCTATATCCTTAGGCAAAGACGGATTTGAGAGTATTCCCAATGGAATTATCGACATAATTTCAGGTAAGGAAGTACAGTCGAACTCTACCCGTAATATGAATAACATATATCTTAAAATAAACATACTGATTGTTCTTGTCATTATAATATTCATCTGGCGCGTTTTCAGGCTTAAAAAGTGGAGCAAAAGACTTAGGAGCGCTTCTTTTAATACTAAAATAACTGTTGCATTTTTACTGCTTTTTAATGTATTGCTGCCTTCTGCTCTACTTATGTTAATTCCAAAAGTATTTAATTCTCCTTGGAGGACTATCTTAGCTTTTGGGCCAGGCCTTGGTCATTTTTTGCTATTTTTACCTATATCCTTTTTTATTATTGGCTTTATAAAAACTGTAATTCTGCTCTCACATGTTGTTCGTCTTAATATCTCAAATGCAGAAAATTTATAA